One genomic segment of Virgibacillus doumboii includes these proteins:
- a CDS encoding amino acid ABC transporter permease, translating into MSAITHFFEVFTGSFDLFLNGLWLTFLLSAASLVIAFIIGLFFAILKISNIKILEWIADAYIWLVRGTPLIVQIFVLYYGLVEIVLIPMFWAGVAGLAFHSGAYIAEIIRGAIQSIDKGQREAGRTLGMTKGLTMRRIILPQAFRRAVPSLGNQFIIGIKDSSLVSFIGMQELFGVASTQGSNNFDYLPYYLTVAVYYLFIVLILTLLVNMLEKKLAQSD; encoded by the coding sequence TTGAAGTATTTACGGGAAGTTTTGATTTATTTTTAAATGGGCTTTGGCTGACATTTCTTTTATCAGCCGCCTCATTGGTAATTGCATTTATAATCGGTCTGTTTTTTGCGATACTTAAAATCTCAAATATAAAAATTTTGGAATGGATAGCAGATGCATATATTTGGCTGGTTCGTGGAACACCGTTGATTGTGCAAATATTTGTCCTGTATTATGGTCTGGTGGAAATTGTCCTTATTCCTATGTTCTGGGCAGGAGTAGCCGGACTTGCATTTCATAGTGGTGCTTATATTGCCGAAATTATTCGTGGTGCAATTCAATCCATTGATAAAGGGCAGCGAGAGGCTGGTCGTACGCTGGGGATGACAAAAGGGCTTACAATGCGAAGAATCATTTTGCCACAGGCATTTCGAAGGGCGGTACCATCGCTTGGTAACCAATTTATTATTGGTATTAAGGACTCCTCACTTGTTTCATTCATCGGTATGCAGGAATTATTCGGTGTTGCCAGTACCCAGGGCTCGAATAACTTCGACTACCTTCCGTATTATCTAACCGTAGCAGTTTATTACCTGTTCATTGTATTGATTCTTACATTATTAGTGAATATGCTTGAGAAGAAATTGGCTCAAAGTGATTAA
- a CDS encoding amino acid ABC transporter ATP-binding protein, with protein MSENQEMIRVEKLNKSFGDLHVLKDIDLTVHESDVVVLIGASGSGKSTLLRCLNFLEMKNSGNVIIEGEQIEADTHDLNKVRERVGMVFQHFNLFPHKTVIGNVIEAPTQVKGIKKDQAIKEGKELLDKVGLGDKYDVYPSTLSGGQKQRVAIARALAMKPDVMLFDEPTSALDPELVGEVLSTMKELADEGMTMVVVTHEMGFAREVGDSVVYMHDGKIVEYGPPGELFDNPKEERTQAFLSSIL; from the coding sequence ATGAGTGAAAACCAGGAAATGATCCGGGTTGAGAAGTTGAATAAATCATTTGGTGATTTACATGTTTTAAAGGATATAGACTTAACTGTTCATGAAAGTGATGTTGTTGTACTGATCGGTGCAAGTGGATCCGGGAAGAGTACATTGCTTCGTTGTTTAAACTTTCTGGAGATGAAAAACAGCGGGAACGTTATTATTGAAGGTGAACAAATTGAGGCAGATACCCATGACTTAAACAAAGTAAGGGAACGTGTCGGCATGGTATTTCAGCATTTTAACCTTTTCCCGCATAAAACGGTTATCGGAAATGTTATCGAGGCACCAACACAGGTGAAAGGAATAAAAAAAGATCAGGCTATTAAAGAAGGAAAAGAATTACTGGACAAAGTCGGTTTAGGTGATAAATATGATGTATATCCATCGACATTATCCGGTGGCCAGAAACAACGCGTTGCCATTGCCCGGGCATTGGCAATGAAACCCGATGTTATGCTTTTTGATGAACCAACGTCAGCACTTGACCCTGAGCTTGTCGGAGAAGTACTATCCACGATGAAAGAGCTGGCAGATGAAGGGATGACAATGGTTGTCGTCACGCATGAAATGGGCTTTGCGCGTGAAGTCGGTGATTCAGTAGTTTATATGCATGATGGCAAGATAGTCGAATACGGACCACCTGGTGAACTGTTTGATAATCCAAAAGAAGAACGCACACAAGCTTTTTTGAGTTCGATATTATAG
- a CDS encoding LiaI-LiaF-like domain-containing protein, with amino-acid sequence MKRQNSFAAYILIGIGVYFLLRELKIPIITDFYSWPTLLIIIGLALLIHSYTSKDYQHLFSGTIVLGLGIHFHGLSHYGFWIDHWAVYPMIVGIAFIVRGLRTKKGFLAGVLVTVISILLIFSVRLPATFSWIYDLTALLERFWPLILIGIGIYWLKRKK; translated from the coding sequence GTGAAACGGCAAAATTCATTTGCAGCATATATTTTAATTGGAATTGGGGTTTATTTTCTGTTACGAGAATTGAAAATTCCCATTATAACTGATTTTTATTCATGGCCTACATTACTTATTATCATTGGACTCGCATTACTTATTCATAGTTACACATCAAAAGATTACCAGCACCTGTTTAGCGGTACAATTGTACTAGGTCTGGGAATTCATTTCCATGGACTGAGTCACTACGGCTTTTGGATTGACCATTGGGCGGTTTATCCGATGATTGTTGGGATTGCTTTTATTGTTCGTGGTCTTCGGACGAAGAAAGGCTTTCTTGCGGGAGTGCTGGTAACAGTGATTTCGATATTATTGATCTTTTCCGTCCGACTCCCCGCTACATTTAGCTGGATTTACGACTTAACCGCTCTTCTGGAAAGGTTTTGGCCGCTTATACTCATTGGAATAGGTATTTATTGGTTAAAAAGGAAAAAATAA
- the hemA gene encoding glutamyl-tRNA reductase, producing the protein MHILKVGLNYKSTPLEIREQLTFSEDSLDQAMFQLKDKKSILENVIVSTCNRTEVYAVVDQVHTGRYYIKQFLADWFQVDKEDLSSYLRIAESDGAIEHLLRVSTGLDSMILGETQILGQVKQSFSTAQKMQTTGTVFNELFKQAITFAKRAHKDTAIGEHAVSVSYAAVELAKKIFGDLEEKHVVILGAGKMGELAAKNLHGSGASKITVVNRTYEKAEELAETFQAKAEPIDHLDNLLHEADILISSTGSDSVVLTKEKLEPIQKKRKGSPLFLVDIAVPRDLDPKIEELDSVFLYDIDDLQHIVDKNLSARKAAAENIEIMLEGEIVTFNEWLQTLGVVPVISALRQKALSIQGETMKSIERKMPDLTAREKKVLNKHTKSIINQLLKEPITQVKELAAVENSEESLQLFIDIFGIESEVQTELVKQAKKNPTAANSKQNKNKKVSIPLTSPQ; encoded by the coding sequence TTGCACATACTGAAAGTTGGATTGAATTATAAATCAACCCCATTAGAAATAAGGGAACAACTTACTTTTTCAGAGGATAGCCTTGATCAGGCCATGTTTCAATTAAAAGACAAGAAAAGTATTCTGGAAAATGTGATTGTCTCGACATGTAATCGTACAGAAGTATATGCGGTGGTTGATCAGGTTCATACGGGACGTTATTATATAAAACAATTTCTTGCCGACTGGTTTCAGGTCGATAAAGAAGATCTTTCTTCCTATTTGCGAATAGCTGAAAGTGACGGAGCGATAGAACATTTACTGCGTGTGTCAACCGGCCTTGATTCCATGATTTTAGGTGAGACACAGATATTGGGTCAGGTGAAACAGTCATTTTCAACAGCGCAGAAGATGCAAACTACCGGAACTGTGTTTAATGAGTTATTTAAGCAGGCAATCACCTTTGCAAAACGGGCACATAAGGATACAGCTATAGGTGAGCATGCAGTATCTGTCAGCTATGCGGCTGTTGAACTTGCTAAAAAAATATTCGGCGATTTGGAAGAGAAACATGTTGTCATACTTGGTGCCGGTAAAATGGGAGAGCTTGCTGCTAAAAACCTGCATGGTTCAGGAGCATCGAAAATTACGGTTGTAAACCGCACATATGAAAAAGCGGAAGAACTCGCTGAAACGTTTCAGGCAAAAGCAGAACCTATTGATCATCTGGATAATCTGTTGCATGAAGCAGATATTCTCATCAGTTCAACCGGGTCAGATTCAGTTGTATTGACGAAAGAAAAACTTGAACCAATTCAAAAGAAACGTAAAGGCAGTCCATTGTTCCTTGTGGATATTGCTGTTCCGAGAGACCTGGACCCTAAAATAGAGGAATTGGACAGTGTTTTCTTATATGATATTGATGACCTGCAGCACATTGTTGATAAAAATCTGTCAGCCAGAAAAGCAGCTGCTGAAAATATCGAAATAATGCTTGAAGGTGAAATTGTTACTTTCAACGAATGGTTGCAAACACTTGGAGTTGTACCGGTTATTTCGGCACTTCGTCAAAAAGCGCTCTCCATTCAGGGTGAAACAATGAAGAGCATTGAACGAAAGATGCCTGATCTGACTGCTCGTGAGAAGAAAGTACTTAATAAACATACGAAAAGTATTATTAATCAACTTTTAAAAGAGCCAATAACACAGGTTAAAGAATTGGCAGCAGTTGAAAACAGTGAGGAATCACTTCAGCTGTTTATTGATATATTTGGCATCGAAAGTGAAGTACAGACTGAGTTGGTAAAACAGGCAAAAAAAAATCCGACTGCAGCAAACTCAAAACAAAATAAAAATAAAAAAGTATCCATTCCTTTAACATCACCACAGTAA
- a CDS encoding cytochrome C assembly family protein: MIEAKWLYEIILIIYGLSLIGYFIDFIQSNRRANAIAFWLLSMVWLIQTVFILNQIFIEKSFPVLTLYDGLSFYAWVLISFSLIINKLFRIHFILFFTNLVGFFILLLYISTGAQEHLHGQGIQLVNEILITHITLAIVSYGFFTVAFLFSIMYIVQYRFLKEKKGLDWIWRFGDLNKLDLYSFKTITLGVPLLTIAIIMGVVWAYAANAEFYWFDLKTIGSILVLIVYIIYLLLRLVKGYSGKSISVYNIAAFLVLLINFFLFSILSNFHF; encoded by the coding sequence ATGATTGAAGCGAAATGGCTTTATGAAATCATACTTATTATCTATGGATTGAGTCTGATTGGATACTTCATTGATTTTATTCAGAGTAACCGGAGGGCAAACGCAATCGCCTTCTGGTTACTTAGTATGGTCTGGCTTATCCAAACCGTTTTTATTCTGAACCAGATATTTATTGAGAAAAGTTTCCCGGTATTAACGTTATATGACGGCTTATCTTTCTATGCATGGGTGCTGATTTCTTTTTCATTGATTATTAATAAACTCTTTCGCATCCATTTTATTCTTTTTTTCACCAATTTAGTAGGTTTCTTTATTCTGCTGCTGTATATTTCAACCGGGGCACAGGAACATCTTCATGGACAGGGAATACAATTGGTAAACGAAATATTGATAACACATATAACGCTGGCGATAGTTTCTTATGGTTTCTTTACCGTTGCTTTTCTTTTTTCCATTATGTATATCGTTCAATACCGATTTTTAAAAGAGAAAAAAGGACTGGACTGGATTTGGAGATTTGGTGATTTAAATAAGCTTGATTTATATTCTTTTAAAACAATTACATTGGGTGTCCCATTATTAACGATTGCAATTATAATGGGGGTCGTATGGGCCTATGCCGCCAATGCCGAGTTTTATTGGTTTGATTTGAAGACGATTGGTTCCATACTTGTATTAATCGTTTATATCATTTATTTACTGTTGCGTTTAGTAAAAGGCTATAGTGGAAAATCAATATCTGTTTATAATATTGCTGCTTTTCTTGTGTTACTGATTAATTTCTTTTTGTTTAGCATATTATCAAACTTTCATTTTTAA
- the hemC gene encoding hydroxymethylbilane synthase, whose protein sequence is MRKIVVGSRKSNLALTQTEWVIDQLKEAGLENEIEVKKIMTKGDRILDVTLSKVGGKGLFVKEIEQAMYDKEIDFAVHSMKDMPSEMPEGLVISTIPDREDHRDAYIAKNNIALKDLPEGAIVGTSSLRRKAQILAERPDVQIKWIRGNIETRIRKLNEEDYDAIILAVSGLKRVGLSEELITEYLEPDVCVPAVGQGALAIECREDDHELRNLLDKISDLRTTKTVTAERTFMHLLEGGCQVPIGGYAHLDNDEVVLTAFVGTPDGKTILKETVRGNDSKAVGTEAAERLINQGAKDIVDDVKEELDD, encoded by the coding sequence ATGCGCAAAATTGTTGTTGGGTCAAGAAAAAGTAATCTCGCATTAACCCAGACAGAGTGGGTAATTGACCAGTTGAAAGAAGCTGGTCTTGAAAATGAGATAGAAGTAAAAAAAATCATGACAAAAGGGGACCGCATTCTTGATGTAACCTTATCAAAGGTTGGTGGTAAGGGACTCTTCGTTAAAGAGATTGAACAAGCAATGTATGATAAAGAGATTGACTTTGCTGTACATAGTATGAAGGACATGCCTTCAGAAATGCCAGAGGGACTTGTGATTTCCACCATTCCTGATAGGGAAGATCACCGGGATGCTTATATTGCCAAAAACAATATTGCTTTAAAAGATTTGCCTGAAGGGGCTATTGTTGGTACAAGCAGTCTGCGCAGAAAAGCACAAATATTAGCTGAACGTCCTGACGTTCAAATTAAATGGATTCGCGGAAATATTGAAACACGAATTCGAAAATTGAACGAGGAAGATTATGATGCGATTATTTTGGCAGTGTCAGGACTTAAGCGAGTAGGGTTAAGTGAAGAACTTATCACAGAATACTTGGAGCCTGACGTGTGTGTTCCCGCAGTAGGCCAGGGGGCTTTAGCCATCGAGTGCCGTGAGGATGACCATGAACTCCGTAATTTATTGGATAAGATAAGTGATCTCAGGACAACTAAAACGGTTACTGCGGAGCGAACATTTATGCATCTACTTGAAGGTGGCTGCCAGGTTCCGATCGGCGGCTATGCCCATCTGGATAATGATGAAGTTGTGCTGACTGCATTTGTTGGTACACCGGACGGTAAAACCATTTTAAAAGAAACCGTACGCGGCAACGATTCGAAAGCAGTTGGTACAGAAGCTGCCGAACGATTGATTAATCAGGGTGCAAAAGATATTGTTGATGATGTAAAAGAGGAGTTAGACGACTGA